The DNA sequence CGGTCGACGACGTGCACGCCGGGAATGGTGTAGGCGACTTCGCTGCTCACGGTCGCCAGCCTACGAGGGCCGCGGGGTCTCGACAGGCTCGACCGGCTGGTGGGGTCCGCAGGCACGACCGGCGGGCTGGGCTGGGCCGCCGTCGCGGCCCAGCCCAGCGCCGTCACTGCGTGTCGGCGTCGACCCAGTCGAACGTCTTGGTCACGGCCTTCTTCCACTGCCGGTAGAGCCGATCACGCTCGTCGGCCTCCATCGCGGGCGACCAACGCCGGTCCTCGGCCCAGTTGGCGGTGACGTCGCGCTCACCCGACCAGAACCCGACGGCGATGCCCGCGGCGTACGCGGCGCCGAGCGCCGTCGTCTCGGCGACCTGCGGGCGCACGACGTCGACGCCGAGCTGGTCGGCCTGGAACTGCATGAGCAGCTCGTTGGCGACCATGCCGCCGTCGACCTTGAGCTCGGTCAGCTCGACGCCCGAGTCGGCCTTCATGGCCTCCAGCACCTCGCGCGTCTGGAACGCCGTCGACTCAAGGGCCGCGCGCGCGATGTGGTTGCGGTTGACGTACCGGGTCAGGCCCACCAGCGCACCGCGGGCGTCAGGGCGCCAATACGGGGCGAACAGACCCGAGAACGCGGGCACGAAGTACGCGCCGCCGTTGTCCTCGACCTTGCGGGCCATCCACTCGACGTCGGGAGCGTCGGTGATGATGCCGAGGTTGTCGCGCAGCCACTGGATGAGCGAGCCCGTCACGGCGATCGAGCCCTCCAGCGCGTACCGCGGCTCCTGGTCGCCGATCTTGTAGCAGACCGTGGTCAGCAGCCCGTTCTTGGACGGCACCTTCTCCGTGCCCGTGTTGAGCAGCATGAAGTTGCCGGTGCCGTAGGTGTTCTTCGCGGTGCCGGGCGTGAAGCACGCCTGCCCGAACGTCGCGGCCTGCTGGTCGCCCAGGATGCCCGCGATGGACACCCCCGGCAGCAGCCCGCCGGCGCGGCCCGGGCCGTAGACCTCGGACGACGAGCGGATCTGCGGCAGCATCGACATCGGAATGCCCATGTCGGCGGCGATGTCCTGGCGCCACGAGAGCGTGTCGAGGTCCATCAGCATGGTGCGCGAGGCGTTGGTCACGTCGGTGATGTGCACTCCGCCGTCGGGCCCGCCCGTCATGTTCCACAGCACCCACGCGTCGGTGTTGCCGAACAGCAGGTCGCCGCGCTCGGCCGCCTCACGCGCGCCGGGCACGTTGTCGAGGATCCACTTGACCTTGGGGCCCGAGAAATACGTCGCCAGCGGCAGGCCCACGATCGACTTGTACCGGTCGGGGCCGACGTCGCCGCCGAGCTCCTCGACGATCGCCTGCGTGCGGGTGTCCTGCCACACGATCGCGTTGTAGACGGGCTTACCCGTCTTGCGGTCCCACACGACCGTCGTCTCGCGCTGGTTGGTGATGCCGACGGCCGCGATGTCGGTGTAGGTGACGTTGGCGCGCGTCAGGGCCAGGCCGACGGCCTCGCGCACGTTGTTCCAGATCTGATCGGGGTTGTGCTCGACCCAGCCCGCCCGCGGGAAGATCTGGTCGTGCTCCAGCTGGCCGGTCGAGATCACCCGGCCGGAGTGGTCGAAGATCATCGCCCGCGAGCTCGTGGTCCCCTGGTCGATGGCGAGGACGTAGTCAGGCATGGTGCTGCGTCTCCTTCACGTCGTTGTGTTCGGTCAGGGTCTCATCCTGTGACCACGAGGCGGGCGAGGCATCCCGCGACGACGGCGCCGATGGTCGGTCCGACGACCGGGACCCACGAGTAGGACCAGTCGGAAGAGCCCTTGCCCGGGATCGGCAGCACGGCGTGCGCGATGCGGGGTCCCAGGTCACGGGCGGGGTTGATGGCGTATCCGGTCGGCCCTCCGAGCGAGGCGCCGATGCCGACGACGACGAGCGCGACGGCGAGCGGGCCGAGCTGCGCGGGCGTCTCGCCCGAGGCCAGAACCCAGTAGACCAGCACGAACGTCGCAATGGCCTCGGTGACCAGGTTCCAGGAGTAGGAGCGGATATTAGGCCCCGTCGAGAACACGGCGAGCTTGACGCCCGCGTCCGCGTCCTCGTCGAAGTGCCTCTTGTAGGCGAGCCAGGCGAGCACCGCGCCGAGGAACGCGCCGACGAACTGGCCGGCGAAGTACACCATCGCGTTGCCGAACGTCGGGTCGATCGTCCCGGCGTCGCCCGCGAAGAACGGCTTGTCGGCCACCCACAGGCCGATGGTCACGGCGGGGTTGAGGTGGGCGCCCGACCTGAACGCCGCGTAGACGCCCATGAAGACACCCAGGCCCCACCCGAAGTTGATGAGCAGCCAGTCCCGCCCGGCCCCCTTCGTGCCGGGCAGGATGACATTGGCGACCACCCCGGCGCCGAGCAGGAGCAGGATCCCCGTACCGAGCACTTCTGACCAGAATGCGTCAAGGAGCATCGTCGTTCCCTTCTGTCAGCCTTCCAGCTCTCTCAGCGTTCCAGCGGCGCCATGGCGGCGATGTCCCCGGCGCTCAGGCGGGCCGCCTGGGCGCTGGCGTCGTCGTCCTGCGTGGCCGCCGTCCCATAGGCCTCGACGCGCGCGCGGTACGCGGCGATCTCCGCCTGTGTGGTGGTGTCGTCCCACCCGAGCAGGGGTGCGACGATCTGCGCGATCTCCGGCAGCGCGGCCAGGCCCGCGTCGGGAACCTCGTAGACGAGGCGCGTGCGATGCGCCAGCACGTCCTCCAGGTGCAGGGCGCCCTCATGCGACACCCCGTAGTGGATCTCGGCCCGCAGGTAGGCGGGCGCGTGCTCCAGCGGCCGGGCCAGCGACGGGTCGGCCTCGCACAGGTCGACCAGGTCCGCGACGTCGGCGCCGTAGCGGTGCAGCAGGTGGTCCACCATCGGCGGGCTCCACCCGAAGCGCTTGGCCACGTGGCGCGACTGGCGGGCCACGGCCTGCAGCCCGACGGCGCCCACGAGCGGGATCTTGTGGGTGATCGAGGGCAGTGCGGCCGCGCGCTGCCCGATGGCGTGGTCGACGGCGTCCTTGGCCATGACCCGGTAGGTGGTGAGCTTGCCGCCCGCGATGACCGACAGGCCCGGCGTCGGGCTCGCGACCGTGTGCTCGCGGCTGACCTTGGCGGAGGAGGTGCCCTCCTTGGTGCCCGGCTGCAGCAGTGGGCGCAGGCCCGCGTACGTGCCGATCACGTCCTCGCGCCGGAGTGGGTGCGCGAGCACCGCGTTGGCGTGCGTGAGCACGTAGTCGATGTCCGCCGCGCTGGCCACAGGGTCCACGAGGTCCTCGTGCCAGGGGGTGTCGGTCGTGCCGATGATCCAGTAGCGCGACCACGGGATGATGAACAGCACCGACTTCTCGGTCTGCAGGATCAGCCCGACCTTGCCGCGGATGCGCTCGCGCGGCACCACCAGGTGGATGCCCTTCGAGGCGAGCACGCGCAGCCCGCCCTCGGAGCCGGCGAGTGACTCGGTCTGCTCGGTCCACACGCCCGTGGCGTTGATGACGGCCCGCGCGCGCACCGTGATGCGTCTGCCGGTCTCCAGGTCGACGACGACGGCGCCGTTGACCGCCCCGGTCGACGACTGCGTCAGGCCGACCACCTGGGTGCGCGCGGCCGCGTGGGCGCCGTAGCCCGCCGCGGTGCGCACGAGCGTGTTGACCAGGCGTGCGTCGTCGACCGAGGCGTCCCAGTACTGGACGGCGCCGATGGCGGCGTCGTGGGCGAGGTCGGGGAACTTGCGGGCCATCTGACTGCGCGTGAGGTGCCTATGGATGGGCATGGCCCGCTTGCCGGGCGCGATGCTCGCGAGCGTGTCGTACAGCGCGATGCCTGCCCCCACGTAGGCGCGCTCCCAGACGCGGTGCTCAAGCGGGTAGAGGAAGGGAACGGGGCGCACCAGGTGCGGCGCCAGGTCCCGCAGCAGCAGGTCGCGTTCGGTCAGGGCCTCGTGCACCAGGTGGAAGTCGAGCATCTGCAGGTAGCGCAGGCCCCCGTGCACCAGTTTGGAGCTGCGGCTCGACGTGCCCGAGGCCCAGTCCTGCGCCTCGACGATCGCCGTCGACAGGCCGCGCGTGACGGCGTCGAGCGCGATGCCCGCGCCCGTGACACCCCCGCCCACCACGAGGATGTCGAGCTCATCGCTCGCAGTGGTTGACGCTTCGAGCGCTGCGAGAGCCTGGGACCGGGACTCGGCGGTGAGTCTGGTGGACGCCATCGAAGCTCCTTTTCGTTGCTTGTGACCTGGCTAACGTCACACCTGTCGTGTCGGAGGCGCAACTGGTCGGGGGAAAATGCCCACGTAAGGTGGCGCTGTGCCACTGGACATCCGGCCTGCCCTGCCCCGAGACATCCGGCGCATCCGCTCCCTGGTGGACCCTTACGCGCAGCAGCGCATCCTGCTGCCCAAGGAGCTGGTCGGCTATTTCGAGGCGGTGCAGGAGTTCGTGGTCGCGGAGGCCGACCCTGACGCCGAGCGCGGGATCGTGGGCTGCGGCGCGCTGCACGTCATGTGGGACGACCTCGCCGAGATCCGGACCTTGGCGGTCGCGCCCGAGCTGCGCGGCACCGGGGTGGGCCACGCCCTGGTCGAGGCGCTCGTCGAGCGGGCGCGCGTGTTCGGGCTGCGGCGCGTGTTCTGCCTGACCTTCGAGGTCGACTTCTTCCGGAGGCACGGTTTCGAGGCCATCGAGGGCACGCCCGTGACGCCCGACGTCTACGCCGAGCTGCTGCGCTCGCACGACGACGGCGTCGCCGAGTTCCTCGACCTCGCGCGCGTCAAGCCCAACACCCTGGGCAACACGCGCATGCTCCTGACCTTGGACTGACGCCGGACCGTGGACCGGCGCCGGACGCTGGGCTGACCGCCGACCCTGGCGGCGCGCGTCACCGGGCGTCGGCGCCCTCCCGCGGCAGGTGGTAGGCGCCGCGGGTCTGCTCGACCAGGCCGTCCTCGATGAGCCCCGCCAGACACCGCGTGACCTGCGCGTCCGCGGGCGTGGCGGCCATATGCGCGTCGAGCGCGGTGCGGTCGACCGCGTCGTCGGCCGCGCGCAGCACGGCCATGATCCGCCCGCGGCACTGCCGGTCGGTGCCGTGCCACGCCTGCGTCCGACGGCGGTGGGCGTGCGTGTCGCCGGGGTACCCCGCCGCGCGCCACGCGCACAGGTCGGCCACGGGGCAGGCGGCGCAGCGCGGCGATCGCGCCGCGCACACCAGGGCGCCCAACTCCATCGAGGCGGCGGCCCAGGCGCTCGCGGCCGCGTCGCCGGCAGGCACGACGGCGGCCGCGACGGCCCGCTCGGCGGCCGTCGGGGTGGGCGCGGGCAGCGCGAGCCCCGTGACGGCGCGCGCGAGCACGCGGCGCACGTTGGTGTCGACGACGACGGCGCGGCGCCCGAACGCGAAGGCCCGCACCGCGGCCGCGGTGTACTCGCCCACGCCGGGCAGCGCGCGCAGCGCCGCCTCGTCGTCGGGCACCTGGCCACCGTGCCGTTCGACGACCGCCTGCGCGCACTCGCGCAGGCGCAAAGCGCGGCGGGGGTAGCCGAGGCGGTCCCAGGCGCGCAGCACGTCAGCGGTCGAGGCGTCCGCGAGCGCGGCGGGTGTCGGCCAACGCTCCAGCCACGCACGCCAGGCGGGCTCGACCCGCACGACCGGGGTCTGCTGGAGCATGACCTCGCTGACCAGCACGCCCCACGGCGTGCGCTCGGGCGCGCGCCACGGCAGGTCGCGGCGCGCGGCCTGGAACCAGGCGACGACGCGCTCGACCAGTGCGGCGCGCACCTCGGCGGCGACGGTGGTCGGGGTGGGCACGCGCACACGGTAGTCGGCGGGTCGCGGGCCGGGCGCGGCGGCACGGGGGCGACGCCGCGTGTCATCGCGGCGCGGCTCCGCCGACCTGCCGGGACGTCGTCGTACGTTGAGTCAGTCCCCCGACGAACCGGAGGTCTCATGGCTCCCACCGACCGCGACCGCGCCTCGCGCGGCGATGGGGCGCGCCGCGGGCCGTCGGGGTCGGGCCGGGCCGCGGCGGGCGCGCAGCCGGGCAAGAGTTCGCGCACGGGCGCGGCGGCCGGCTCGCGCACGGGCGCGGCGGGCAAGCCGCGCACCGGGGCGGCAGCGAATCCGCGCACAGGCGGGGCAGGCAAGCCTCGCACGGGGGCGGCAGCGAATCCGCGCACGGGCGCGGCGGGCAAGGAGCGCAGCGGCGCGGCGGGCAAGGCGCGCACCGGCGCAGCGGGTGGTGGTGCGACAGGCGGTTCGCGGCAGGCGGGCTCCGATCGCCGGGTCGTGGCGACCCACGGCTTCCAGGCCCCGGGAGCCGCAGGCGGCGCCCGCGTGCGGCCGGCGCCGCGCAAGTCGGCCTCGTCACGCACGGCGGCGAGCGGACGACGTGTGCCCGTCGCGGCGCTAGTCGTGGTCGGCCTGCTGATCGCGGCCGGGGTGTGCCTGGGCTATGGGATCGGCCGCGGCGTGACGTGGGTGCGTGACGTGTGGCCCGACCCGGTCCCGCAGCTCGCCGCCGACAAGGTGAGCCCGCCTGAGCCCGTCGACGTCGCAGGCCCGAGCCAGGCGTGCCCCGCGTCGAGCCTGCGGCTGGTGGCGCAGCCCGCAGCCACGAGCCTCCAGGTCGGTCAGGGCACATCGTTCGAGGTCAGCATCACCAACGTCGGGCGCCACCCGTGCCTGGTCGACGGCGGCGACACGAACCGTCAGGTCGTGATCACGGACAGCGCGGGCGAGGTCGTGTGGAACAGCGCGCACTGCGCCGGCGGATCGCGCGACCTGCTGCTCGGCCCGGGAGACGGTGACGGGGCGCGCACGCTGCGCTGGTCGGGGGCGCGCTCGGCGCCCGAGGCGTGCACCACCGGGCAGCCCGCCGTCGAGCCGGGCGACTACACCGTGCAGGTCGTGCTGGCCGGCGTCCCGGACGCGGCCAGCAAGCCGCTGACGCTCACGGTCGAGGCGCCCGAGCCGCCACCCGAGCCCACGCCCGACCCGCAGGCCACGTCAGACCCGGAGGCCACGTCAGACCCGGAGGCCACGTCAGACCCGGAGGCCACGGCAGACCCGGGGGCCGAGGGCGCCGGTGAGGCGGCCGACGCCGGCGGTGACAGCGCTGCCGACGCCGCCGGTGACACCGCCGGCCCGGCGCCGGACGCGGCCACCCAGGACCCGGCCGAAGGCTGACGCAGGACGCGGCCACGCCGGACCTGGCCGAACGCTGGCCGGGACGGGCTCAGGCGGCGGTCAGACGCCGCGTTCTCAGACGCAGCGTTCTCAGACGCAGCGTTCTCAGACGTAGCGTTCGAGGATGCTCGACTCCGCGAGCCGCGACAGGCCCTCACGCACGGCCCGCGCGCGCTGCTCGCCTACGCCGTCGACGGCCATGAGGTCGTCCACCGAGGCGGCCAGCAGCTTCTGCAGCCCGCCGAAGTGCGCGACGAGCCGGTCGATGATGGCGGTGGGCAGGCGCGGCACCTTGGACAGCAGCCGGTAGCCGTGGGGTGCGACCGCGGCGTCGAGCGCCATGCCGCCGCCGGGCAGCTCCAGCACGCGGCCGATCTGGCTCAGGTCGAGCAGCTGGCTTGAGTCGAGTCCGGCCAGCGCGCGCTGGACGTCGCCGAACGACCGGTCGGTGCGCTCCAACTCGACGTAGTCACGCACCACGGACTCGCGGTCGGAGCCGATGCCGCCGATGAGCTCGTCGAGCTGCAACGCGAGCAGGCGCCCGTCGACGCCGAGCTCGATGACGTAGCCGGAGATCTCCTCCGAGATGCGCCGCACCATCTCCAGACGCTGCACCACCGCGCACACGTCGCGCACCGTGACCAGGTCCTCGATCTCCAGCGCGGACAGCGTGCCGGAGACCTCGTCGAGGCGGGCGCGGTAGCGCTCCAGCGTCGCGAGCGCCTGGTTGGCGCGGCCCATGATCGTGTCGGAGCCTTCGAGCACGTGGCGCGCGTCGCCGACATAGAGCGCGACGATCCGCATCGACTGGCTCACCGAGATGACGGGGAAGCCGCTCTGCTTGGCGACGCGCTCGGCGGTGCGGTGGCGGGTGCCGGACTCGCTGGTCTCGATGGTCGGGTCGGGCAGGAGCTGGACGGCCGCGCGCCGGATGCGTGTCGCGTCGCGGTCGAGCACCACGGCGCCGTCCATCTTCGACAGCTCCCGCAGGCGGGTTGCCGAGAACGCGACGTCGAGCACGAACCCGCCGGAGCACATCTCCTCGACCGTCTTGTCGAGTCCCAGGACGACGAGCGCGCCGGTGCGCCCACGCAGGATCCGCTCCAGGCCGTCGCGCAGCTCGGTGCCGGGAGCGACGGCGGCGAGGGTCTCCTTGAAGAGCTCGTCCTGGTCGGGGGTGGAAGCCACGAGGTCGATCCTAGGGGGTCTGTGTGTTATGGCGACGGTGTGCGTCTCATCGGGTAGTACGACCGGGCGCCACAGCGGTGACCGCCTGGGCGACGTGGGCGGCCTCGAGCAGTTCGAGCCCCGCCGCCGACCGTGCGGTCACCCCGGCCTTCGTCCCCACCGGGACGACGGCGCGTACGAACCCGAGCCGGGCCGCCTCGCTGAGGCGTCGGTCGATGCCCGTCACGGGGCGCACGTCACCGGCGAGCCCGACCTCGCCGAACGCGACGGTGCCCGCGGGCAGCGCCTCGCCCGTGCGCGCCGAGACGATCGCGAGCGCGGCCGCCAGGTCCGCGGCGGGCTCCCCGGCGCGCGCGCCGCCCACGGTCGACAGGTAGACGTCCTGGTCGGCGAGCCGCAGCGAGGCGTGCCGGTGCAACACCGCGAGGATCTGCGCGAGCCGCGAGGAGTCCATGCCGTTGGTGGTGCGACGCGGGTTGGCCAGCGGCGACGGCGCCACGAGCGACTGGATCTCGAGCGCGAGCGGGCGGCGACCCTCAAGCGTGATGGTCACGCACGAGCCGGGCACTCCGGCCCCCAGGTGCGACAGGAACAGCCCGCTCGGGTCGGTCAGCCCGGTGATGCCGGTCTCGGTGAGCTCGAAGCACCCGACCTCGTCCGTGGGGCCGAACCGGTTCTTGACCGCGCGCACCATGCGCAGGCGCGAGTGCCGGTCGCCCTCGAACTGGCACACGACGTCGACCAGGTGCTCGAGCGTGCGCGGCCCGGCGACGGCGCCGTCCTTGGTGACGTGCCCGACCAGCAGCACGGGGACCTGTCGTTCTTTGGCGACGGCGATGAGCGCGGCCGCGACCTCGCGCACCTGGGACACGCCGCCCGCGACGCCGTCGACCTCGGCCGAGGCGATCGTCTGGACCGAGTCCACGACCAGCAGCTCGGGTGAGGAGGCCTCGATGTGGCCCAGCACCGTCCCCAGGTCGGTCTCGGCGGCCAGCAGCAGCGACGACGCCAGGGCCCCGACGCGCTCGGCGCGCAGCCGCACCTGCCCGGCCGACTCCTCGCCGGTCACGTACAGGACGGTGCGCGCACCGCGGCCGTCGAGCCCGCGCGCGAACTGTGAGGCGACCTCCAGCAGCAGCGTCGACTTGCCGACGCCGGGCTCCCCGGCCATGAGCACCACCGCGCCCGGCACCAGCCCGCCGCCCAGCACCCGGTCGAGCTCGCCGACCCCGGTCGGCGCCGCGCGCGCCGCCTCGACGTCGATCTCGCCGATCGGGCGCGCCGCGGAGCGCACTGGAGTCACCGCGACGGTGCGCGGTCCCGCGGCGGCCGGGCCGTCCTCGGCCACGGTGCCCCACGCCTGGCACTGTCCGCACCGGCCGACCCACTTGGCGGTCGCCCAGCCGCACTCGGCGCAGCGATAGGCGGGTCGGGCGGCCTTGGCGGCCCCGGACCGGGGCCGCGCCGTCGTCGGAGAGGTCACAGCGCGCACGCTACGGGCCGCCACCGACACGGCCGGAGCGGGTCCCTCGCCGCGGCCCCGCGCGTGCGTAGGCTTTCCGGCAGCCGACGCCCAGTGGTGGGCCGGTCGAACGGAGGCACGCATGACCGACGGTGGCGCCCAGCGCCCGCGCTCGTCCGCGCAGGCGCGCCCGCCGCGGCGACCCTCGCCCGCGGTGATCCGCCGACGCCGCATCGTCGTCGCCTCGCTGGCCGGTGCCCTGGTGCTCGTCGTCGCTCTCGTCACGGCGCTGTGGTGGCCCGGGTTCGCGGTCCCCGACCCGCTGCCGACGCCGACCGCCACCGTCACGGCGCCCGTGCCGACGCCGACCATCTCGCCCGCCGAGCGCACCGGAGAGCAGACCGCGCTGACCAAGGCGCTGCCCGACGCCGTGCTGGCGCACACGCAGCAGGGGATCGAGAACCTGCCGCAGTGGCAGGAGGAGGACTCCGCGACGGAGTCCTGGACCGTCACCTACGCCGACGGCACGGGAGCGGACGCCACGACGATCACGCTTCAGGTGGGTCAGTGGGCCAAGGCCGAGGCCGCCACCTCGTTCTACGAGGCGCAGGTCAAGGCGGCGGGCAACCCCGTCAAGCAGGGCGATGTCCTGGTCGACGACCAGGTGGTGGGCGCCTACGCGCTCGTCCACACCGACGGCGGCGCGGTGCTGTGGTGGCACAACGGCACCGTCGTGCTGAGCGCGCAGGGCCCGGCGGATGCCGTGGAGGACTTTTACTCCGCCTTCCCGCTGTGACTTCCCCGTAACCTGTGTCGCGTGAGCATCGACGACGTCCGCCTGGCCATGCTCGGCACGGGCAACATGGGAGAGGCCGTGCTGGCCGGCGCGCTGCGCGCCGGCGTCGCGCCCGGCAACGTCATCGCGACGGCGCGCCGCGCGGAGCGCGCGGCCGAGGTCGCCCAGCGCCACGGTGTGCGCACGACGGCGGACAACGTCGCCGCGGTGCGTGACGCCGACGTCGTGGTCGTCGCCGTCAAGCCCAAGGACGTCGCGCGGCTGCTGGCGGAGGTCGGCGACGCGCTGCCCGCCCACGCCGTCGTCGTCTCGGTCGCCGCGGGCCTGGCGACGTCGTACTTCGAGGACCGGCTGCCCGGAAAGCCGGCCGTGGTGCGCGTCATGCCCAACACGCCCGCCGCGATCGGGGCCGGCACCTCGGCGCTCAGCGCCGGATCGCACGCCTCGCCCGACGACGTCGCGCTGGTGCGCGCGGTGCTGGCCGGGACGGGCGACGTCGTCGACGTGCCTGAGACGTACCAGGCGGCGGCCGGGGCGCTGGCGGGCTCGGGGCCGGCCTACGTGTTCTACGTGCTCGACGCGATGGCGGAGGCCGGTGTCGCCGTCGGGCTCTCGCGCGAGCTGTCGACACGGCTCGCGGTGCAGACGGTGCTCGGCTCGGCGCGGCTCATCGCCGAGACGGGTGAGCACCCGGCGCTGGCGCGCGAGCGCGTCACCTCGCCGGGCGGCACGACGGTCGAGGCGCTGCGCAGGCTCGACGCCGCGGGAGTGCGCGCCGCGTTCGTCGACGCGGTCGAGGCGGCGCGTGACCGCACGGTCGCGATGGCCGCCGAGCTCGGCGACGCCAACGGCGCCGCCGAGGGCTCCGAGCGCTGAGATGGCCGCGTCGCGCCCACCGGCGATGTCGGACGTCGCGGCGCTGGCGGGAGTGTCGCACCAGACGGTCTCGCGGGTGCTCAACGACCATCCGAGCGTGCGGCCGCAGACGCGTGAGCGGGTGCAGGCGGCCATCCGGGAGCTCGGCTACCGGCGCAACCGCGCCGCCCGCGCACTGGTCACGGCGCGATCGACCACGGTCGGTCTGCTGACCAGCGGCAGCGCGCACTTCGGCCCGGCGAGCACGGTGCTGGCCGTCGAGGCGGCCCTGCGCCGCGCGGGCTACTTCGTCTCGACGAGCTCCCTGGCCGGGTACGACGCCGCCTCGGCCGACGACGCGCTCGACCGCCTCGTCGACCAGGGGGTCGACGGCGTCGTCGCGGTCGCGCCCCTGACCGACGTCGCCCTGGCGGTGGGCGAGCACACGCCGCCGTGCCCCGTGGTGGTCGTCGCGGCGCGGCGTGAGATCCCCGAGACGGTGCGCGAGCAGTACGTGTACGTCGACCAGCACCGCGGCGCGCAGCTCGCGACCGAGCACCTGATCCGGCTGGGGCACACCCACGTGGTGCACCTCGCGGGGCCCACGCGGTGGTTCGACGCGAGCGAGCGCCAGGCCTCGTTCCTCCAGACGGCGGCCGACCTGGGCGCCGAGGCGGATGTGGTCGAGGCCCGGGGGTGGTCGGCGCGCCGCGGGTACGAGCTCGGGCAGACGCTCGCCCCGCGGGTGCGGCGCCCGGGCGGCCCGACGGGGTTCTTCGCGGCCAACGACCTGGTCGCGATGGGGCTGCTGCGCGCGTTCTGGGAGCACGGGCTGCGGGTGCCCGACGACGTGTCGGTGGTGGGCTTCGACGACATCGAGGGCAGCGCGTACCTGGTGCCCTCGCTGACGACGGTGCGCCAGCCGTTCGAGGCCGTGGGACGCGCCGCGGTCCGGGCGCTGCTGGACGCGTGGGAGACGCCCGATGACCCCGGCCGCTCGCACACCGCGGCGGTCATCCCGCCGGAGCTCGTGGTCCGGGGGAGCACCGCCGGACGCCGGTAGCGGCGCGCGGTGGCGCTCGTCGCGGACAGCGCCTGGCACAGGACGCGCACTCCGCATCCCCACGACGTGATGTGAGCGCTAACATCACGATGTGACCAGCGAACGACACCATGACGTGAAGCCCAACGACGGGACTGGCGAGAACCTCGGCCCGCGCGACGCCGTCGTCGCGGGGCGCACCAGCCTCGGCGTCGAGCTGGGCTCGACCAACATCAAGGCCTGCCTGATCGGGCCCGACCAGACCACGCTGGCGGTGGGCGCCCACACCTGGGAGAACCAGTTCGTCGACCGGGTGTGGACGTACTCGCTCGACGCGGTGCACGAGGGCTTGGCGGGCGCGTTCGCCGCGCTGGCCGCGGACGTGCGCGAGCGCTACGGCGTGCCGCTGACCACGGTGGGCGGGCTCGGGGTGTCGGCGATGATGCACGGCTACCTCCCGTTCGACGCTGAGGACCGGCTGCTCGTGCCGTTCCGCACCTGGCGCAACACCTCGACGGGCGCCGCGGCGGCCGAGCT is a window from the Xylanimonas ulmi genome containing:
- the glpK gene encoding glycerol kinase GlpK gives rise to the protein MPDYVLAIDQGTTSSRAMIFDHSGRVISTGQLEHDQIFPRAGWVEHNPDQIWNNVREAVGLALTRANVTYTDIAAVGITNQRETTVVWDRKTGKPVYNAIVWQDTRTQAIVEELGGDVGPDRYKSIVGLPLATYFSGPKVKWILDNVPGAREAAERGDLLFGNTDAWVLWNMTGGPDGGVHITDVTNASRTMLMDLDTLSWRQDIAADMGIPMSMLPQIRSSSEVYGPGRAGGLLPGVSIAGILGDQQAATFGQACFTPGTAKNTYGTGNFMLLNTGTEKVPSKNGLLTTVCYKIGDQEPRYALEGSIAVTGSLIQWLRDNLGIITDAPDVEWMARKVEDNGGAYFVPAFSGLFAPYWRPDARGALVGLTRYVNRNHIARAALESTAFQTREVLEAMKADSGVELTELKVDGGMVANELLMQFQADQLGVDVVRPQVAETTALGAAYAAGIAVGFWSGERDVTANWAEDRRWSPAMEADERDRLYRQWKKAVTKTFDWVDADTQ
- a CDS encoding MIP/aquaporin family protein, producing the protein MLLDAFWSEVLGTGILLLLGAGVVANVILPGTKGAGRDWLLINFGWGLGVFMGVYAAFRSGAHLNPAVTIGLWVADKPFFAGDAGTIDPTFGNAMVYFAGQFVGAFLGAVLAWLAYKRHFDEDADAGVKLAVFSTGPNIRSYSWNLVTEAIATFVLVYWVLASGETPAQLGPLAVALVVVGIGASLGGPTGYAINPARDLGPRIAHAVLPIPGKGSSDWSYSWVPVVGPTIGAVVAGCLARLVVTG
- a CDS encoding glycerol-3-phosphate dehydrogenase/oxidase produces the protein MASTRLTAESRSQALAALEASTTASDELDILVVGGGVTGAGIALDAVTRGLSTAIVEAQDWASGTSSRSSKLVHGGLRYLQMLDFHLVHEALTERDLLLRDLAPHLVRPVPFLYPLEHRVWERAYVGAGIALYDTLASIAPGKRAMPIHRHLTRSQMARKFPDLAHDAAIGAVQYWDASVDDARLVNTLVRTAAGYGAHAAARTQVVGLTQSSTGAVNGAVVVDLETGRRITVRARAVINATGVWTEQTESLAGSEGGLRVLASKGIHLVVPRERIRGKVGLILQTEKSVLFIIPWSRYWIIGTTDTPWHEDLVDPVASAADIDYVLTHANAVLAHPLRREDVIGTYAGLRPLLQPGTKEGTSSAKVSREHTVASPTPGLSVIAGGKLTTYRVMAKDAVDHAIGQRAAALPSITHKIPLVGAVGLQAVARQSRHVAKRFGWSPPMVDHLLHRYGADVADLVDLCEADPSLARPLEHAPAYLRAEIHYGVSHEGALHLEDVLAHRTRLVYEVPDAGLAALPEIAQIVAPLLGWDDTTTQAEIAAYRARVEAYGTAATQDDDASAQAARLSAGDIAAMAPLER
- a CDS encoding amino-acid N-acetyltransferase, whose translation is MPLDIRPALPRDIRRIRSLVDPYAQQRILLPKELVGYFEAVQEFVVAEADPDAERGIVGCGALHVMWDDLAEIRTLAVAPELRGTGVGHALVEALVERARVFGLRRVFCLTFEVDFFRRHGFEAIEGTPVTPDVYAELLRSHDDGVAEFLDLARVKPNTLGNTRMLLTLD
- a CDS encoding A/G-specific adenine glycosylase, with amino-acid sequence MPTPTTVAAEVRAALVERVVAWFQAARRDLPWRAPERTPWGVLVSEVMLQQTPVVRVEPAWRAWLERWPTPAALADASTADVLRAWDRLGYPRRALRLRECAQAVVERHGGQVPDDEAALRALPGVGEYTAAAVRAFAFGRRAVVVDTNVRRVLARAVTGLALPAPTPTAAERAVAAAVVPAGDAAASAWAAASMELGALVCAARSPRCAACPVADLCAWRAAGYPGDTHAHRRRTQAWHGTDRQCRGRIMAVLRAADDAVDRTALDAHMAATPADAQVTRCLAGLIEDGLVEQTRGAYHLPREGADAR
- the disA gene encoding DNA integrity scanning diadenylate cyclase DisA yields the protein MASTPDQDELFKETLAAVAPGTELRDGLERILRGRTGALVVLGLDKTVEEMCSGGFVLDVAFSATRLRELSKMDGAVVLDRDATRIRRAAVQLLPDPTIETSESGTRHRTAERVAKQSGFPVISVSQSMRIVALYVGDARHVLEGSDTIMGRANQALATLERYRARLDEVSGTLSALEIEDLVTVRDVCAVVQRLEMVRRISEEISGYVIELGVDGRLLALQLDELIGGIGSDRESVVRDYVELERTDRSFGDVQRALAGLDSSQLLDLSQIGRVLELPGGGMALDAAVAPHGYRLLSKVPRLPTAIIDRLVAHFGGLQKLLAASVDDLMAVDGVGEQRARAVREGLSRLAESSILERYV